Proteins from one Clostridium cellulovorans 743B genomic window:
- a CDS encoding prolyl oligopeptidase family serine peptidase encodes MGKCYQNTPPCVIIHGTIDDINPISASELLVDQLKKSNIRCELNAIEGENHFYENDSNSYSKIEEIITKFLYNNVIKK; translated from the coding sequence TTGGGGAAATGCTATCAAAACACTCCTCCATGTGTTATTATTCATGGAACTATTGACGATATAAACCCTATTTCAGCAAGTGAACTTCTTGTAGATCAATTAAAGAAAAGCAATATAAGATGTGAGCTAAATGCTATTGAAGGAGAAAATCATTTCTATGAAAATGATTCTAACAGTTATTCAAAAATAGAAGAGATTATAACTAAATTCTTATATAATAATGTAATCAAAAAATAA
- a CDS encoding CGGC domain-containing protein has protein sequence MDFKYVVIIQCEIAHKRCSGFACTNAFYNRDEVFAGYGENTRYISFTCGGCCGKGIASKLEHFSKKLKSKTSIEKNEVVIHLSSCMATDNYHYDRCPHLEYLKNIIAKKGYTNVVEGSYISKGAARKREEEIYKTYE, from the coding sequence ATGGATTTTAAATATGTTGTAATTATTCAATGTGAAATTGCTCATAAAAGATGTAGTGGGTTTGCTTGTACTAATGCTTTTTATAATAGGGATGAAGTCTTTGCAGGCTATGGAGAAAATACAAGATATATATCCTTTACCTGTGGGGGGTGTTGTGGAAAAGGTATTGCATCAAAATTAGAACATTTCTCTAAAAAGTTAAAAAGTAAGACAAGTATAGAAAAAAATGAAGTAGTGATCCACTTATCATCATGTATGGCAACCGATAACTATCACTATGATAGATGCCCACATCTAGAATATCTTAAAAATATCATTGCGAAAAAAGGATATACAAATGTAGTTGAAGGTTCTTATATAAGTAAAGGGGCAGCAAGAAAGCGAGAAGAAGAAATATATAAGACTTACGAATAA
- a CDS encoding methyl-accepting chemotaxis protein — protein MIKFYKKFKISTKLIALVILLAFFIAITGLIGIFNMSLINMNTATLHDYNIATIKEVNKLRESYSGIKTDLIELAHDESKTDSRNEQLINEVGELSKRGNEAFDKIKTANEMARAFKSPEDAQKDIDTLEKIDRSAKEFLTMSDRLADSVKKGDYPLAAIQLSKASQTIERLFSALDDLSLIIDGEADGVYEFNKSIFNTTKNIIIIISVGAFIISLILGLLISIRLSKNLKKVGKFAENLGNGDLTKDIDINSKDEIGNIAEALNKSKDNMKLLISEAIRSSNDIGAVSEELSATTEEVSSKMYMVNQATEQINKGIQELSATTQEVSASTEEIGNTTEKLNDKANESFKSAVEIKNRASDIKKKATKNIEEGNAIYERTRGNILKAIDDGKVVKEITIMADSIGSIAEQTNLLALNAAIEAARAGEAGKGFAVVAEEVRKLAEQSSEAVSGIQSMVDKIEDAFRNLSNGGQEVLDYLETGVKPSYQLLMTTGVQYEKDAEFINEMASDIANSSKQMKLVIDQVAHAIENLSSTATQSATNSEEILNSINEMTGAIGDVAKSAQGQAETSHKLTEVISNFNV, from the coding sequence ATGATAAAGTTTTATAAAAAGTTCAAAATTTCAACAAAACTAATAGCACTAGTGATTCTACTGGCATTTTTCATAGCAATTACAGGTCTCATAGGTATATTTAATATGAGTTTAATTAATATGAATACTGCTACTTTACATGATTACAATATAGCAACGATAAAAGAAGTTAATAAGCTAAGAGAAAGTTATTCAGGTATTAAGACTGATTTAATTGAATTAGCTCACGATGAATCAAAAACTGATAGTAGAAATGAACAGTTAATTAATGAGGTTGGAGAGTTAAGTAAGCGAGGTAACGAAGCGTTTGATAAAATAAAGACTGCAAATGAAATGGCTAGAGCATTCAAAAGTCCTGAAGATGCACAAAAAGATATAGACACTTTAGAAAAAATTGATAGGTCAGCAAAAGAGTTTTTAACTATGTCAGATAGGCTAGCGGATTCTGTTAAAAAAGGAGATTATCCATTAGCAGCAATACAACTTTCAAAGGCTTCACAAACTATTGAAAGATTATTTTCAGCATTGGATGATCTTAGTTTAATAATAGATGGTGAAGCTGATGGTGTATATGAGTTTAACAAGTCAATATTCAATACAACTAAAAATATTATAATTATAATAAGTGTAGGTGCTTTTATTATTTCATTAATATTAGGATTATTAATATCAATCCGTCTTTCGAAGAACTTGAAGAAAGTTGGCAAGTTTGCAGAGAACCTAGGAAATGGAGATTTAACAAAGGATATAGATATTAATTCCAAAGACGAAATTGGAAATATTGCTGAAGCATTGAACAAGTCAAAAGATAATATGAAGTTACTTATATCTGAAGCTATAAGGAGTTCTAACGATATAGGAGCTGTTAGTGAGGAATTATCTGCTACTACAGAGGAAGTATCTTCAAAAATGTATATGGTAAATCAAGCTACGGAACAAATCAATAAAGGAATTCAAGAGTTAAGTGCAACAACACAAGAAGTTAGTGCTTCAACTGAAGAAATTGGAAATACAACAGAAAAATTAAATGATAAAGCTAATGAAAGCTTTAAGTCTGCAGTAGAAATTAAAAATAGAGCTTCTGACATTAAGAAAAAGGCTACAAAAAATATTGAAGAAGGAAATGCTATATACGAGAGGACTCGTGGCAATATATTAAAGGCAATAGATGATGGTAAAGTTGTTAAAGAAATTACTATCATGGCAGATTCCATCGGTTCTATAGCAGAACAAACAAATCTTCTTGCGCTTAATGCAGCTATAGAAGCAGCTAGAGCAGGGGAGGCAGGAAAAGGCTTTGCAGTTGTAGCAGAAGAAGTAAGAAAACTTGCAGAACAATCTTCTGAGGCAGTATCAGGAATTCAGTCTATGGTTGATAAAATTGAAGATGCTTTTAGGAATCTATCAAATGGTGGACAAGAAGTTTTAGATTATCTTGAAACAGGAGTAAAACCAAGCTATCAGTTATTAATGACTACAGGTGTTCAATATGAGAAAGATGCTGAATTCATTAATGAAATGGCAAGTGATATAGCTAATTCGTCAAAACAAATGAAACTAGTTATCGATCAAGTTGCTCATGCTATAGAAAATCTATCATCAACGGCTACTCAATCAGCTACTAATTCAGAGGAGATTTTAAATAGTATAAATGAAATGACAGGTGCTATTGGAGATGTAGCAAAATCAGCTCAAGGACAAGCAGAAACCTCTCATAAGTTAACTGAAGTTATAAGCAATTTTAATGTTTAA